The following are encoded in a window of Cyprinus carpio isolate SPL01 chromosome A13, ASM1834038v1, whole genome shotgun sequence genomic DNA:
- the tmem87b gene encoding transmembrane protein 87A has product MAESSRRWLWIRGRLLCFIPFLFTASSLNGVNAAPEMGLWTITVRNTSRPLLLRKAMYKNTDIQLRVASFGCPEEVMFSIQWFLKYYPCHNEYNNIEEMYEKTPLSRGESLDPNPLGPGQYIQHKYRELSCRSDMHVFPMLNKSKAELKTVRPAQVESELQDGSFTSSSVAETGSYRAKDHVIATTWRDGPYLLVVHINSSKQDVNWNLTFSVVMKGTHGYLSVTEWPLMIFYMVMCVVYILYALLWFVWASCYWKDLLRIQFWIAGVIFLGMIEKAVFCAEYQNTNNVGSASQGLLIFAELISALKRTLARLLVIIVSLGYGIVKPRLGTVMHRVVGLGVLYFAFAAIEGVLRITGAKDSDLALLANIPLALLDSSLCWWIFVSLAQTIKTLKLRRNPVKLSLYRHFTNTLIFAVLASIIFMVWTTKKFRLADCQADWMELWVDDAFWRFLFSIILLVIMFLWRPSANNQRYAFMPLIDDSDDEEIEEFLVSANIADGIKLRAAKTETNGTVKPAAANPDEDLKWVEENIPTSLSDVALPVLLDSDEEIMTTKYEMSKME; this is encoded by the exons ATGGCCGAGAGTAGCCGCAGGTGGTTATGGATCAGAGGCCGTTTGCTCTGTTTTATCCCATTTCTCTTCACAGCTTCGTCTTTAAATGGAGTTAACGCCGCTCCAGAGATGGGCCTGTGGACTATTACAGTGCGTAAT ACATCAAGACCTTTGTTGTTAAGAAAAGCCATGTATAAGAATACTGACATTCAACTAAGAG TGGCATCGTTCGGTTGTCCTGAGGAAGTGATGTTCTCCATTCAGTGGTTTCTGAAATATTACCCCTGTCACAATGAGTACAACAATATTGAA GAGATGTATGAAAAGACGCCCCTGAGTCGAGGTGAGAGTCTGGACCCGAACCCTCTCGGACCCGGACAGTATATTCAGCACAAATACAGGGAATTATCCTGCCGCAGTGACATGCACGTCTTCCCCATGCTCAAT AAATCAAAAGCAGAGCTGAAAACAGTGCGACCGGCTCAAGTGGAAAGCGAGTTACAG gatggCAGCTTCACAAGTTCTTCTGTTGCTGAGACTGGTTCATATAGAGCAAAG GATCATGTGATTGCTACGACCTGGAGGGACGGGCCCTACCTGCTGGTAGTTCACATCAATTCAAGCAAACAGGATGTCAACTGGAATTTAACCT TCAGTGTTGTGATGAAGGGAACCCACGGCTATCTCTCTGTCACCGAATGGCCTCTCATGATC ttcTACATGGTGATGTGTGTGGTGTACATCCTGTACGCTCTTCTGTGGTTCGTCTGGGCGTCCTGCTACTGGAAAGACCTGCTGAGGATCCAGTTCTGGATTGCAGGAGTCATATTCCTGGGCATGATAGAGAAGGCCGTCTTCTGTGCTGAATATCAGAACACTAACAACGTGGGCTCTGCAT CTCAGGGTCTGCTGATCTTTGCCGAGCTCATCTCTGCTCTGAAGAGGACTCTGGCTCGTTTGCTTGTCATCATCGTCAGTCTGGGCTACGGCATTGTCAA GCCGCGTTTAGGCACCGTCATGCACAGAGTGGTGGGTCTGGGTGTGCTTTACTTCGCATTTGCTGCAATTGAGGGCGTTCTGAGGATCACTGGG GCTAAAGACTCTGACCTGGCCCTGCTAGCCAACATTCCCCTGGCTCTGCTTGACTCCTCTCTGTGTTGGTGG ATATTTGTCAGTCTGGCACAAACCATTAAGACTCTGAAACTCAGAAGAAACCCAGTGAAGTTGTCTTTGTACAGACACTTCACCAACACGCTCATCTTTGCTGTTCTCG CCTCCATTATTTTCATGGTTTGGACAACGAAGAAGTTCCGGTTAGCAGACTGTCAGGCG GACTGGATGGAGCTGTGGGTGGATGATGCTTTCTGGAGGTTCCTCTTCTCCATCATTCTGCTGGTCATCATGTTTCTGTGGAGGCCGTCTGCCAATAACCAAAG GTATGCGTTCATGCCGCTCATTGATGACTCGGATGATGAGGAGATTGAAGAGTTCCTGGTGTCTGCAAACATCG CTGATGGGATAAAGTTGAGGGCAGCTAAGACAGAAACCAATGGAACGGTGAAGCCTGCAGCAGCTAATCCG GATGAAGATTTGAAGTGGGTGGAGGAGAATATTCCTACCTCTCTGTCTGATGT AGCTCTTCCAGTTCTTCTCGACTCAGATGAG GAGATCATGACCACCAAGTATGAGATGTCTAAAATGGAGTGA